The genomic interval ggggtggggtggggtgaggTGCGAGAGGGGAACAGTGGTGAGAGTGACCGCTTCTACACAGGGAGCTCTTTGTGCCGGTCAGTGCCTTTGCAGCCTGAGGCCATAAGGATCAGgtaaggggagggggagagggtgGGTGCTGCAATATCTAAAAAGTGTAAACACTGCTTAACAACAAGGTGGGTGGGGGAGCGCTCAGAGACCACCATGTTTTATTGCACCTGATGAGCCAGTTTTGAGCTTCAGAGTGTCCATCCGACTCCCTCTGCTAACAGAGGATTGAGGGGGGAACGCTGAAAAGGCAATCAGCCTTTGTTTTGAATGGACCAGAGTGGTCTCCTCGTCTTGTAGTAAATGAGGATCAGAGGGTACATTAGGAGCAGCTGGGTCTCCTCTCACATTTCCTTTAAATGGCATTAAGGTCAGGCGCAAACACTGTTTCCAGGTTGGCTGATTtggaatgaaaataaacaggCTTTAAACAGGTTGTATCACCCCATGGTTCCTTACTCGAAGACGGGACGTGCCGTTGGAACATGATACGTTGTTTTAAATTCTCGAAATTGCACCCTTCTGGAATTAAGAAGGGCACTctgtatttaaaacattttgcatGTCTTAATGCAGGTCACATGTTCTTAAAAATGCTGTTCTCACTTACAACATACCCATTCTTTGTGAGCTACTCCACACATTCAGCTCTACAGGGAGTGGAGATGCTTTATGACAAGGCAAATGGGCATGTCAATGAAATTCTTCAAGGCTCTGCATGAATGAATCATGGCTTTCTTCTGTTCTTGGCTAGTTCAAAGCTCAGTGCCGGACACATAACTCTATAATAGAACCTTTCACCTCCTGGTGTTAGAGGAGGTACAACACTCCTCTTCCAGTTCTTCACAATTAACTTCATCCTAGTCTTATGTTTTTAGAAGTCTTTGGTGAATGTACAGTTATATGTATTCTGTACATGGCTCCCATTGTTTTCAGGGTTATCTGCTGAGCTGCAATTGTGCTACGAGCTTTAAACACACTGActttataatcagttataatcCAGTTAACATCTACTGTATGTGTGATTTCCCATCTTATAGTATGCGTATATTAGTCCCGTAGAGGTGCTTATTTATCAGTCCCCTGTTTTCTTTAATGGCCTGAGAGTGATAGCAACATGTAAAGTGAGACTACACTGATAGCCCTATGCTTTCTTAGCATGCATTCTTTCTGTCAGGCACATGGTATTCACTGATTACTCTCAGATGCATTAGGCTGTGATAATTCAGTCCTTGATAATTCCCTCTTTGATCCGTTGGCAGCGATTGTCCAAACTGGCCATGCTATTGATAGATTAAGAGCAACAACCCACAAGCCCTGGGAAAGGGCTCTCTGTAACagacaaagaggaaaaaaaaaattcttccaAAACCGCATGAGGTCCTGCCCTCTGACACAGGAACCCTAGCGTGTTTGAGATGTTTCAGATTAtgcatgttatttttaaaaataaacggTCTTcgttatatatatttctctccTCCCACTGTTTAACTGAACCCTGCCTGTGTCATTCCTATCTCACCAGTTGATGTTTTATGTTGCAGGTCGCCGTGTTGTTTCGACAGTTCCGGCTACAAGTGTGAACCAACATGAGTGTCAGTATGAATGACCTGACTGACCTGCTGGACATGCTGACAGAGCAGGAGCAGAACTTCTCCTTCCTGGATGAAAACGGCTCACACGTGGAGGCAATGGTGTGTCCGAGTACCTTCAGCCAAAAGGCCCTCCTCACTGCCCTCTCTGTCCTCTACATCTTCATCTTCGTCATTGGCTTGGCTGCCAATGCTCTGGTGGTGTGGGTGAACATTTGGGCCGGGAAACGGGAACGCCACGAGACACACCTTTATATCCTCAACCTGGCGATTGCTGACCTGTGCGTAGTGGCCACCCTCCCAGTGTCTATCAGCTCACTGCTGCAGCATGGCCACTGGCCCTTTGGAGATGCCATGTGCAAGATCACGCACCTGGTCTTCAGTATCAACCTCTTCAGCAGCATCTTCTTCCTAACCTGCATGAGCGTGGATCGCTATCTGTCCGTGGCCTATTTCAGTAGTGCTTCTAGCCAGGGCAAGAGAAAATGGATCCGGCAACTCATCTGTGTCGGTGTTTGGCTTCTGGCACTGCTGGCTGCCCTTCCTGACACTTACTTCCTCCAGGCGGTCAAATCCTCGCATTCTGAGAGTACTGTCTGCAGGTCTGTGTATCCTGCTGAGACCATGCAGGAGTGGACGGTGGGCGTCCAGCTGAGCTTCATTGTCCTAGGCTTTGCTGTCCCCTTCCCTGTCATCGCTATCTTCTACGGCCTTCTGGCGAGGATAGTTCAGCCATCAGCCGACCAGGAACGGTGCCTCGGCCGTCGCCTGATCTTCACCTACATCGTAGTCTTCCTGGTCTGCTGGCTGCCATTCCATGGCACACTGCTGCTGGACACGCTGGTCCTACTCAACGTGATGGTACCATCTTGCACATGGGAAAACGTCCTGTATGTGGCGTTGCACCTCACACAGTGTCTCTCACTGCTCCACTGCTGCCTCAACCCCATCATCTACAACTTCGTCAACAAGAACTACCGCTACGACCTCATGAAAGCCTTCATCTTCAAGTACTCTACCAAAACAGGTCTGGCCAGGTTGATTGATGCCTCGCATGTGTCCGAGACGGAATACTCAGCTGTGGAGAATCAAGGACCTCTGTGAGGAGGAGAGGCAAGTCTTGAAAGGCTGTAATCTTCATCGACCCTCCGTAATGGGTCACATATAAAGAGACAGCCCTCTCAAACTGTATCCCCTGAAACAGCAACAATTATAGGGGTTTTAGGGGACCCCAGAGCTTTGTATTCATAGAATATGTGTACTGTACATCTCTGCAAACCGAAGAATGGTATACCTTTTTTTGTAAATGCAAATTATGTTTAGGGATGTATGACGAAAGCACTTGTACTGAGTTGAATGGTAGTTGGCTGAGCCTCACTGTTGCTTGACCAAGCGAATGGGGTCAGTGGAGTCAGTCTAGGTCCCCTCCCCCAAAGGAGCCTCTGACAGAACAGAGAAAACCTTAGGGGCTTTTAATTCCCTTTCATCCTCGTCTCAGTCTATCCACGCTGCTCTACAGCCGGCTGGTCAGACTCTGCCACCTAAGGCTGAAGATCGTGGCCTGCACACGCTGGACCGTGGCCAAGTTAATGGAGGGTAACAAAGGCCAAAGCCGGTCAAAGAAGGGGGCACAAGTCCAAAATCTCATTAAGAGACATTATCAAAGATTAAGTTAGAGTCAGATGTAGAAAGATACTTTTTTTTAGGAAACATGTATGTTTTGTAAAtagtaaacatatttatatattcatcttTGCATATTGTCAGTGTTTTGAAGTATTGTCTGACAGTTACAATGTACTTTTGAAATAAAGAATGATTTTTttgtacacattttattttaagaagTGTGGTTATTTTGCGTCACACTGCATTATATTTACCAGTAATTagttaaacaaaatatatatatatatatatatataaacatatatttcacttcatatatattaatCTCTTATGCAAATTGTCTAAAAGTAATTGGCTTCTAACTCTTAAGTGACACTCAGTAAACAgtacaaaaaaatacattttttcttcACTATCTGGCACTCTTTTCTTTACACAGTACCAGCAGGCATTTCCTCATCTTGGGCATGCTCTTACACATGACTGTGGCATCCCAGGACTCCAAATAATTTAAACTAAACTGATGTTTCAGTCTTTAGAGTATGTGCTAGAAGTAAACAGAGAGAAATGCTACTCCACTGTGGATTTGCTTAAAGAAAGGGTGTGAAATGCAACCCCCGGCCCTCCTCCATTTCACATTCACTAAGCTCAGGATCCGAGAACCAAAAGATAATGACATGAAACCAGTGACTTATACAGCACTTTCATACAATTATGCTAAGTGTAGCTTTACATAATTATGCCCAGGATTAAAGATTCATATACATTCAGATACATTCAGAGTATTGACTTTTTTTAGTGCTTCATGTCATGATTTTTATAAAAGTGAAATGTAAACAGATTCCGTCCATGAGACTTACAGTAAATGTGTTGGGGGTTTAAAAGTCCTTTCCAGTTTTTCAGTGTAAAACCCATCCATATGGCTGCCCTCAAGGAGGGCAGACATCTACAGATCCAGTGGGGGATAATTcatgtgcgtgcatgtgtgtgcgtttTCTCCTGAAGAGATTTGGTCTTTGTGTATTCGCCTTCAGTGGTGGAGGGAAGGAGGGGAGCTTGGTTAATCAGTACCAGGggtgctctctcgctctctcgcctGTTCTCTCTTCATTCTTTTCGCTTTGTAGTTCTGAAAAGGATCCAGGTGTTCTTGGAGACAGTGCTGACTTTCAAAGAAACCCTCTAGTTCCTTTACTATCAGTGTGTCTCTGAGCACAGAGCAAATTACACTGTCTGTTCAAGGGCTTATTACTGTCACCTCCCAAGTGGAAACTCCCCTGAACAAGAGCTTGTACATCCAACTGTCTAATTTTATCCATAAACATATAATAAGGTGCACTGTCACATTGCTTGTGGCCCGAAGAATCTGGCAGGCAATCCGCTTTTGGTTATACTTCCAAATAAAAGGCTTGAAGAGATCTGTGTGAACATGATGCCATACATTCTTGGGCCTAAATATATACAGGAAGAAAGTAAGATACACCATTACATTGCTTTTCCATACTAACACAGTCCTAATAAAATTGCATGGCAGTCCCCTTTTAGGAAACTTAATCCTTAAACAGAGATCACATGCATATAGAACAGATCAAAGCTCATGCACAGCGCCAGTTTAAACCTGTAAAACCTGTACTGAAACCTGCTAAAGCACAATGCGTTAATTAACCTGCCCCCAAACACACCTTGTGTTTAAACGGCTAATTAGAAGAGCTAATTCCCCCAGTGCCAACTGGATCTTTCTTTGCCTAAAGCCTCTAAGACACTCCAGGATGTCAAGTAAAGGCTAGACTTAATTATGTAAAGCTGTGTACTCAAAAGCATGTGCAAAATTCAGAAACCACAACTTCGTTTATTTAAAATTCCCAACTAAATTATCTGCAGATGTTGTGGAGATTAGATATATGATTATCCATTTGCACCCTGAAGGAGAACGCAAAAGAAAAGTTTCAAAAagttattaacatataataaAGGGGAATTTCTATCAACTGTAGGACCTGGTCATTAACCAACATCAGATACCAAGGTCAAACTCCTCTCTTGCTTCAGAATTGGGGAAAAACAGATGACAATTCTAATGGGATGCTGTGCTGTTGGAAAGCTGGTAATGAGAAAATGAAACagactgaaaataaaatatgcacTAGAAGAGCCAAACTGAGTTTTAGAGATATGGGTAAATAaagtaatttaataaaattaatttgcaGATTAGATAGTAACAGTAGTAGTAACCGTAATAATTTGACCACAACACAGTAGTAgaagcagcagtagtagtattagtagcaGTGGTAGcactagtagtagtagtaatagtttGAATACAATtcatagtagtagtaatagtagcagtagcagaATAGCAATAttcaacccggtctcacacctactcgtgatatagtcacatatttaggagactgcaattcgtgacatagtcgcatgttttcaacattttatgtgacaatatcacgatcagaagtgaatgggtaattaccatacaaACCCTCATATCAGTGCGCCgtgttatgcgacagtaacacgaaaaaACTTCCTCATTAAGGCATCATTACCATTCGTTaatatcttatttttatttacggaaaatataaccttactaattcattatttgctaaattaccgaagcaaataatggctagagaaatgtccttttcagtattaaacttttgaaaattagtcaaaataacgcTAAGTGAAAGAAATTTtctcgttagagttaaagctaaagtaggacaccaacaATAAGCATTGCTTagcagaaatattataataaaatacttgcctttgttggaataagaacctatgatatgtaattcgcattatgcctttttctatgttacATGAGTACTGACGCCTTTAATGAAGAGTTTTCATGTTACTGTCGCAGTGTTTGTATAgtaattacccatacacttatgattatgatattgtcgcataaaatgttgaaaataatgcGACTATGTCACAAATTGCAGTCTCCTGTATGACTATATCATGAGTaagtgtgagactgggttgcAATATtagcagtagtagcagcagcagtagtattattagtttttagtagtagtaatagtaaaaATAGTTTGAATACAAATCatagtagcagcagtagtagtagtagcggTAGCAGCATAGCAATAGTAGCCGAAGCaacagcagcagtagtagtaatagtttGAGTTCAAGACATAGTAGTAGGAGCAGTAATAGTAATAGTTTGAGCACAGCATGTTAGCAGCAGTAATCGTAGCAACAGTGTTAGTCATATTTCCAGTACTATGCACagtagtattattattacaagATGTAGTAggagaaacagcagcagcagcaataTTTATAGTAGTTGAAGAAGTTGTAGTTGTACTTCTAGTAGTATAAGTAGTAGTAATAGCATTACTTGTTGTTGTAGTGGTACACATAGTAGTAGTAAAAGCAGAAACATGTAAtttgtcattcatttatttttgtatttatctgATATATGCCTTTTACAGTTAATTTTATGGTGTTGGCCTtctgtattatattattttgatCTCATTAAAAAGAATGGTGGCTTTGTTGTTTGTCATTTTTGGAGTGAATGAGTAATCCCCCAAGTACAATGCCACTTAAGGCCCAAACTTCAGCTAATGCTCTAGTTTCTGTCACTTACATGTGGAAGTCAACTATGCTAGCTGATTAGCCTGAGATATTTCCTGGATTTTCCCCTGTAGGCTGAAACCATACAGACAATAGGATCCCTTGactttttgtttttcacaaCCCCTGCAAACACAATGGTGACTAATGGCATCCCAGTTGTAAACTCAGTGTCCACTGCAGCTCTGAATGGACGGATCGTGGGAGTGTGTGGTcagggagtgtgtgaaagactgtGGGTGCATTCTGGGTAAAGCAAAGGGAGAAAGGACAACCTTTCAGTGTGTCTAAATTTGGCTGAGATGACAAAGAGGGAGAAACACTCTCTTTTTGGTTGGTATAGCATTGTGGGTAATGTTGCTCCACAAGTGGTAAGCTGGGGTTCAGTTCCCCACTTGGGTGCTCTTTTTGCTTTACTAATAAGACACTGGATTCTATATAAGCCTACCTCTGTAGAAAAAGTGGATAAGAGCAACTGCCTAATGCTGTAAATTCCTTATGAATAAGGTAAGGCACCAGATTAAGTGCAGTTATGATTATTCAAATTCTGTTAAAATGATAATATTTATCAACATCCAAACTTAGAAGATTCATAGTGGTGGACGAAACATGTCTGATTTTACTCTTTAGTTCATTTGCAGTTAAACTGTATGCTTCTCAGCAAATTTGAGCACAGTATGAGACTTttctgagatctccactaaaactcaATAGGACACCCATGCGAGATTCCTGGGATCTTTTCCCTGGAGAACTGTGTGAGCAACAGTGTCTTTTGTCTTTCCATCTGATCTTGGTGTTGTCTAGGAGAAACTAGAGATAttaagatctctctctctctctctctctctctctctctctctctctgttttctttcctttGAGGATTATGCTCTTGTATTGTTCTCCATGCTCCTCTATGAGGTGAAGTCTTAGGTCATTTGTACACAAACCAGACAAACCCTATGTCTCTGAGTGCCAGTAAATACTCATATGTATCAATACAGTGATTTATCACCTTGGTCACGCCCTCATCTCCTGACCGCTAGCCTGGGTTCACCAAGGAGATGCTCCAGAATGCACCAAAAACAGTCAAAAAGAAGAAAGACAAACAGGAGCAATTTAAGGAGTCTGGATTAAAAATCCCTTCTAAAAAGCTTGTGACGCTACTGCAGATTTTCATGTTACCACATGTCTTCTTAAAGCAAGGAACAtggctgtaaaaatgaataggAGATCAacaaatttgtttaaaatactaatatccacccatccatccattatctgtaaccgcttatccaatttagggtcgcggggggtccagagcctacctggaatcatcgggtgcaaggcgggaatacaccctggaggggacgccagtccttcacagggctaaaataataatatacattttttaaaaatctttgcaGTTGtggtaataataaaacatttacacaacTATTGTCGTTTTATTAGTATCCAAAACATTCACTATGAATACATCtattatacactgatcagccttAAAATTAAgaccatctccttgtttctacactcactgtacatttactcagccccactgaccatacagggggCACTTTGATGTTATACAAATAccaactgtagtccatctgttgcttcaCATACATTGTTTAccctctttcactctgttcttctggGGCCAGGTGCACCACaagactatcacagagcaggtatgatttgggtggtgaattATTCGCCGCTCTACTTCTTTTCTAACTGCTGCTATCACAGCATCAATAACTCAAAACCCTTGGAGAACACAAACTACCCAACTGCTAGATAACAGATGCACACATTAACTGTGTGCTCAGTGATGACCTAGAATGTCTCAGTGAGAATGACCCAGAGAGAGCAAGTTTTTATTATAGACTCATTTTGGACTCATTCCATAACAATGTTTAGAAGCATTTCATGTTCTGTAAGTGTTTTTCTTAAGAATAGAGGACTTAAGAGCACTCTGGACACTCTGGAGAACATGCTTTCCATATTATGGAGTAAACTATGAAGGGATTTTGGTGGAATTCCTATAAACATGTGTATATACATAGACAACTCGCTAATATGTGTCTATAGTAATGTATACATTTTGAGGAAAGATTAAGTCTTTAACTGCAAACATACGCTGTAAACAGTACTTGGAGAAAAAGCCAGATAACTGGGTACTATTTAATTAATTCCAATAACATTATTTCAATTAGGAATTCCGAGCCTGTCAACTTTAGGATAAAAGTGGATGTGAGTAAAGTGGTTTTTGAAAAATCGTTCCAAATATCATTAAAATCCTGTGTTGTTATGCAATGTTATTATAACTGCTGTGATAAAGTGCCTGTTGACAGCTTGCAGCACAATCCTGATTACGTTTTAAGATATTACTGCAGCAGTGTTTTCTTTCTGATATGAAGGTATACACAGCGTGTCCAAAACATTGCAGACAACCCTTATCATTTTTTTCTCCCACTTTGGAGACGGACATTTAAACAGTGTGTTTGCAGAGTTCATATAATCTCATTAGAAAAGcatataaagaaaataaaacattgtagGGTCAccttgcccaatgccaagcacaAGCAAGAGGGATATAACCCCATCCTTCCCAGCATtgagcagtggagcagtggaattacGCTCTGTGGAGCCATCAAATACATCTGGGATGAGTTTGATTGGCTTTTGTGGTCCAGAAGTAATCATTCAGTATCAGAACCTGAACTCATTAATgttttcatggctgaatgccatcaaaatcTTACAGCACTGTTCCACCTTCAAACGTCTGGACATATTAAATGTCTCAGCAAAATCAGCTTATttttatactatatatattGATTGACTCATTTTCGTTGTCTTATTCTAACTTGTTGTTAATGTTGTctactttctttatttattatttattctattgtctactttgtattttttttgtaaggTGTCCTTGAGTGACGGAAAGGTgcctatgaaataaaatttattattattattattattatttatatttattcagatCTGAAAAAGGTGGTAGATGTTAGCTGCTAATAGCTGAAGGGAAGTTTACATACAGTAAGAAACTGACACTGATACTGCCAGGGGGAATGTCCAATTTAAATTCACTGTAAGTTAGCAGTTATCTCTGGGTTAGTTTGCATGAAGACATTTAGTTCAGGCTGAGAGGGAGGAGTCCAACACGTCATTAGCATCACACACTGGGAGATTCCCTAGTAACTTCCCTGAGAGTGCTAATGGCCCATTCAACTCTAGTCTCTGTTTGGCCTCCACATTTGGCAGCCAGGCTCTAAAGCCCAGCTCCAGTGCCTGATTGTTTGGTAATGAGACAGGaccattattttatattttatttgtaaccTCTGCTTTACACAGAGGTCAGCTGCTTATCTTTTTACAGTGCAGCACACACAGGGCCCAGGCCTTGACAACAATTTTAAGGCACCAGGGGTGAAAACTGAacttacataattacataaaaaagtgagaaaataataaataaaatattctctAAATTAAAAAGATTTCTTTGGCGCAAATTGGTCACACAATATATTAAATTGTCATAGCATGGTACCTACTCCACTCAACACTTCTTGCTTTTTGGCCCATAGTCCCATGTTAATTTTCTACTACCACAGCTCCCTCTGCACTCTCCACCTCGAGTTGGATTTTTTTGTCAGCCAGTCAATCCGGGGAatgatttaaatgattttttcaaaagaccacagtataattttatgagctgacAAACACAATCACTTCTGTAGCATGGATATTTTACAAATTGCTAGTTTAGTCTCTGCTCGTCTCGCTTGGTACCACAAGCAGAGTAGAACCTAGTCgggtagagtaggtaccatgcaatggaaaagcgcCATAATAGTGATGAGTTTGTTATTGTGAATAGGCTACAATAGCGCAGATTATATGATGTGAGGTGTGTCACATTGATTATTACTTATAATATCTGAATGTAACACTATTAGTTGCAGCCATTCTTGATGTGTAACCTGACAGCTACTGAagacacttaatataaagtTGGACCAAAAGATTTTTTAAgtggtttatatatttattaagattttggtggtttgtttttgtagcaGTGAAGTAGTGTTCAGACTGATCAGACTTATCTATAGTATGAACcggttttgtgttctgttacaGGGAAAGTACAGGGAAATTCCTGCCCATGGTGTCGACTGTACACTGCATACAAAGCCACACTGTGATAAAATTCCCAGTGGGCAGTTAACATTATGAGGCAGTTACTCTAAAATGAGGTTATCTTAACATAACGAGATTGGTATTCTCAGGTAATTTTGTACCATCTCCATTTGTCCACACACTCTGACATCATGACAAAATACAATGAACTGTTAtgcttaaataataatatagacATACAATTTGAAAACGAATACTGTACAATGATGATAAATCTACACACAATTATAGAACACAAGTATACAAGTATACATATACAAAAGGTAAACAATACAACATATTCTTGAAATAATTTATGGGTTAAATTAAGCCTATggacagcacagtggcgcaacaaGTCGTGTCAccttcacacagctccagggtcctgggtttgtgggtttgagcctgTGAGGTGttcaatttctgcagtgctgagcccagagtagcaacaactaTCCTCCCTATAACAGTGTGGTTATTTAATGCGTTCGCACTGTGTCACTGTGGGTTATGTTATGGTGACCTGTGATAGACTGACACCATGAACACAAAGGTTACAAAGTTAGGCCAGTGCAGATGTAGAAATCTTGAGTGAGGACATTATAGTTTGGTTTTCCTGACTAAAGAGGGAGTCAAACACTTGTTTGCAACTGATATGAGAACAGAGCCATAGAACAGGACCATATCTCTTGTAAGTGCAGATGGTAATAGTGGAAAGGCAGGGAAAATGACAGGTTTCTGATCAGACAGTGAAAATAATGAAAGGTATTGGGTGGTGGGGGTGCTCTACTATCCACAAAAAGGAGCTTAGATCAAAAACATGAGAATTGCTGCATTTGGAACCCAAACGTGAGTCATGTATGACAGAGTTTCTCAAGTCTTTCCTGCCTCAAGGCCCAGCTATTTATCACTAGGACACTAGACATCTCAAATGAAACCTAAGCTCAACCGtttttaaattgaataaaaTGGTTTTGTGCCTAAAGCTGTCCATTCTTATTATTCTATCCCcttttttcattgtgtttgtaCAATACCCTGGTCTATGGCATCACTCGAAAGATTTCCACaggcacatttattttaaagagtctAGATATCACAGAGAGAATTGTGGGGAAACTGTTTAGTGGTCAGACTAACACAAACATTTTAGAGAAGATGAAATAGAAAAGAGGGTTTGTGGGATTATTTTACCCAGACATTTGTGAATGAAATTTGGCAAAGAAACAATGTTTGGAAAACATGCCTTTTAAAGGATTTAAACATCAAGGATTTGACAGGGGATCTTTCTTCTGGCCATTGGGAAGAAAGACTTTTTATAGTAAGGTtgagaccacacacacacacacacaccatttttcTATCCTGCAGTTTTACAAGAGCACTGGTAGGTCAAACATTTGGGAAAGAATTTCTAAGGACAGTTTTTTAGGCTAATATTTCAACCATGACTTAAATTGTGAAactttttcagtttgttttgtgatgtcactgcaCATAAGGGTGTCTCAGTTTGTGACTGATTCAACTCATCTACAAGCAGTTTGTTATTGGTTGTAATTTCCCAGCATAAAACATTTCGAGACAACATTTTTGATGATGTCAAACTCGCAGCTCTTGTGATGTGAAAAATGGACTCTTACAGATTGAGATTGTAATGTGAAAACAAGTCATCTTTCAGCTCCGTGGACTGGGGTCTTAAGGGGCAAGCCATGGTATCACTTTCCTTGGATTTACGCTTTAACAAAAGCATGGTGTATATGAGAAAATATgggagggagaggggagagagagagagagagagagagagagagagagagagagag from Hoplias malabaricus isolate fHopMal1 chromosome 3, fHopMal1.hap1, whole genome shotgun sequence carries:
- the ackr3b gene encoding atypical chemokine receptor 3b — translated: MSVSMNDLTDLLDMLTEQEQNFSFLDENGSHVEAMVCPSTFSQKALLTALSVLYIFIFVIGLAANALVVWVNIWAGKRERHETHLYILNLAIADLCVVATLPVSISSLLQHGHWPFGDAMCKITHLVFSINLFSSIFFLTCMSVDRYLSVAYFSSASSQGKRKWIRQLICVGVWLLALLAALPDTYFLQAVKSSHSESTVCRSVYPAETMQEWTVGVQLSFIVLGFAVPFPVIAIFYGLLARIVQPSADQERCLGRRLIFTYIVVFLVCWLPFHGTLLLDTLVLLNVMVPSCTWENVLYVALHLTQCLSLLHCCLNPIIYNFVNKNYRYDLMKAFIFKYSTKTGLARLIDASHVSETEYSAVENQGPL